The Fervidibacillus albus genome contains a region encoding:
- a CDS encoding glycoside hydrolase family 130 protein, with translation MEIKRFHENPLIKPSDVKPYYIDHEVIGVFNAGVAKYKNETVLLLRIAERPLNTNPNTVKVSFFDFEKEDGKLTIVELDKNDDRYDFSDPRSIYFRDSRRIAYLTSISYIRMARSKDGRHFDIDDKPLIYPENNQESWGMEDPRVTQIGDTYYIQYSSVSPNGIGVGLISTKNFTDFKRHGLMLHPQNKDVAIFPEKINGKYYALHRPVPKEIGTPDIWLAESDNLMYWGNHQFLLGVSENSWENGRIGGGAVPIRTEKGWLAIYHAADKNDRYCLGALLLDLNDPSKILAKTNEPILEPEAPYEKEGFFGNVVFTCGIIEDGDDITIYYGAADEYIAGAVVSLKEIMSKLTS, from the coding sequence TTGGAAATTAAACGCTTTCATGAAAACCCTTTAATTAAACCGAGCGATGTAAAACCTTACTACATTGATCACGAAGTCATCGGTGTGTTTAATGCGGGTGTAGCAAAGTACAAAAATGAAACAGTCTTGTTACTAAGAATTGCAGAAAGACCGTTGAATACAAATCCGAATACGGTAAAAGTTAGTTTCTTTGATTTTGAAAAGGAAGATGGAAAGTTAACGATTGTTGAATTAGATAAAAACGACGATCGATATGATTTTTCCGATCCGAGATCCATTTATTTCCGAGACTCAAGGCGGATTGCTTACCTTACATCGATTTCCTATATCCGTATGGCCAGAAGTAAAGATGGTCGACATTTTGACATAGACGATAAACCGTTAATTTATCCAGAGAACAATCAGGAATCGTGGGGGATGGAAGACCCTCGTGTAACACAAATTGGCGATACGTATTATATTCAGTATAGTTCCGTATCACCGAATGGAATTGGGGTCGGATTAATTTCCACGAAAAATTTTACTGATTTCAAACGGCACGGACTCATGTTGCATCCACAAAATAAAGATGTTGCGATTTTTCCTGAAAAAATAAATGGGAAGTATTATGCACTTCATCGTCCCGTCCCTAAGGAGATCGGCACACCGGATATTTGGCTTGCCGAATCGGATAACTTAATGTATTGGGGTAATCATCAATTTTTACTCGGCGTCAGTGAAAACTCTTGGGAAAATGGAAGGATTGGTGGCGGCGCTGTACCGATTCGAACTGAAAAAGGATGGTTAGCCATTTACCACGCTGCCGATAAAAATGATCGTTATTGCCTAGGAGCATTATTATTGGATTTGAATGATCCTTCGAAAATTTTGGCAAAAACGAATGAACCAATTTTGGAACCGGAAGCCCCGTATGAAAAGGAAGGATTTTTCGGAAACGTCGTGTTTACTTGTGGCATTATCGAAGACGGAGACGATATTACGATTTATTACGGTGCAGCGGATGAATATATTGCCGGCGCGGTAGTAAGTTTAAAAGAAATTATGTCGAAATTAACCAGTTAA
- a CDS encoding extracellular solute-binding protein → MKRLKKFFAVFLVLLIPLTGCQGGDDEAASDTENENVVEFEFWSAPNPTQEAFWKSMADEYMKENTDVKINVSPMPESPSSEAGIQAAIASGSAPAVSENISRGFAAQLAGSEAIVPLEEFEGYDELIGNRNMEGSIAGWEFADGHQYVLPIYSNAMLFAWRLDILNELGYSEPPKTYSEVIEVGQKLKEKYPDKFLWARADLVQPTWWARWFDFFMLYNAASGGANFTSGSDFVADRDAGIKTLNFFNDLNENELVLTREATDPFETGMSIMMDIGPWTFPYWAEKFPDLVYGETFALSMPPVPDDVDPADSKTFADTKGLVIYSQASEEQQKAAFDFLTWVYSNPENDLTWFEKTNLPPARDDLSTNDAFVSYLEENPQLNIFAENIPNGTPAIDNEKFVEIQEEIGKEALNPIMKGEKDPEEAWDDMVDAISGVLK, encoded by the coding sequence ATGAAACGTTTGAAGAAGTTTTTCGCTGTTTTTCTTGTTTTACTCATTCCATTAACAGGTTGTCAAGGTGGTGACGATGAGGCAGCAAGTGATACGGAAAATGAAAACGTTGTCGAATTCGAATTTTGGTCAGCTCCAAACCCGACACAGGAAGCCTTTTGGAAAAGTATGGCTGACGAATATATGAAAGAAAATACAGATGTGAAAATCAACGTATCACCTATGCCAGAAAGCCCGTCTTCAGAAGCGGGAATTCAAGCGGCAATCGCTTCAGGAAGTGCACCCGCCGTTTCCGAAAACATCTCTCGTGGTTTTGCTGCACAATTAGCGGGTAGTGAAGCCATCGTACCTTTGGAAGAATTTGAAGGATATGATGAATTAATCGGAAATCGAAACATGGAAGGGTCAATTGCTGGTTGGGAATTTGCTGATGGACATCAATATGTATTACCGATTTATTCAAATGCAATGTTGTTTGCTTGGCGTTTAGACATTTTAAATGAATTAGGTTATAGCGAACCACCGAAAACTTATAGCGAAGTCATTGAAGTCGGGCAAAAATTGAAAGAAAAATATCCAGATAAATTTCTTTGGGCTCGTGCAGATTTAGTACAACCGACTTGGTGGGCAAGATGGTTTGACTTTTTCATGCTTTACAATGCAGCTTCAGGCGGTGCAAATTTCACTTCCGGATCCGATTTTGTAGCTGACCGTGACGCAGGAATCAAGACACTGAACTTCTTCAATGATTTAAACGAAAATGAACTCGTTTTAACTCGTGAGGCAACGGATCCGTTCGAAACGGGTATGTCAATTATGATGGATATCGGTCCTTGGACGTTCCCTTATTGGGCGGAAAAATTCCCGGATTTAGTATATGGTGAAACATTCGCTCTGTCTATGCCTCCTGTTCCAGATGACGTAGATCCTGCAGATTCAAAAACGTTTGCCGATACGAAGGGGCTTGTCATTTATTCCCAAGCATCGGAAGAACAACAAAAAGCAGCCTTTGATTTCTTAACATGGGTATATTCGAATCCAGAAAACGATTTAACTTGGTTTGAAAAAACGAATCTTCCTCCTGCACGGGATGATTTATCGACGAACGATGCATTCGTTTCATACCTAGAAGAAAATCCACAATTGAATATATTTGCGGAAAATATTCCGAATGGTACCCCTGCTATTGACAACGAAAAATTCGTCGAAATTCAAGAGGAAATTGGTAAAGAGGCGTTAAATCCGATTATGAAGGGTGAAAAGGACCCTGAAGAAGCATGGGATGACATGGTTGACGCCATTAGTGGGGTGTTAAAGTAA